A region from the Myxococcaceae bacterium JPH2 genome encodes:
- a CDS encoding biopolymer transporter ExbD, whose protein sequence is MAFYYSRRKLKPREEEETGELNIVPYLDILMNLIIFMLLSITGLAAFGTLNVNAPNYGAPSAGVAQENADQPKLTLSVLISKKGHYISSENAILGEEGVPSVPMKADGSYNFEELTAQMVKIKGAFPKETKVIVAAEPETPYEVLIQTMDAIRETQGTGRQLLFPDVTLGTL, encoded by the coding sequence ATGGCGTTCTACTACTCGCGACGCAAGCTGAAGCCTCGTGAGGAAGAAGAGACGGGCGAGCTGAACATCGTCCCGTACCTCGACATCCTCATGAACCTCATCATCTTCATGCTGCTGTCCATCACCGGCCTGGCCGCGTTCGGGACGCTGAACGTCAACGCGCCCAACTACGGGGCTCCCTCGGCCGGGGTGGCGCAGGAGAACGCGGATCAGCCCAAGCTGACGCTCTCCGTGCTCATCTCCAAGAAGGGGCACTACATCAGCAGCGAGAACGCCATCCTCGGCGAGGAGGGCGTGCCGTCGGTGCCCATGAAGGCGGACGGCAGCTACAACTTCGAGGAGCTGACCGCGCAGATGGTGAAGATCAAGGGCGCCTTCCCCAAGGAGACCAAGGTCATCGTCGCCGCGGAGCCCGAGACGCCCTACGAGGTGCTCATCCAGACGATGGACGCCATCCGCGAGACGCAGGGCACGGGCCGGCAGTTGCTCTTTCCGGATGTCACGCTGGGGACGCTCTGA